CGCTCCGGCAACGCGAGCGTTCATGGCGGCGGCGCTCGATCGCTTCTCTTCGCTGGCCGCGCTCAGCGTCGGCGCGCTGATTCTCACCGGCCTGTTCAACGCCACGGTCGAGGTCGCCTCACCGCGCAACCTCGGTAGCACGAGCTACGGCAACACGTTGATCATCAAGTTGGTGCTGGCGGCGCTGCTTTTTGCCGTGGCGCTCGTGAACGCCGCCTGGCTGGCGCCGCGCCTGCGCCAAACGCTCGGCGGCGGCAAATCCGGCGCTGCCGCCCGGACATTGCGCCGGACCGCGGCGCTGGAAGCCGCGCTCGGCGTGGCGGTCGTCTGCGTCACCGCTGCCCTGGTTTGGCTGGTGCCCGCGCGCGACGCTGCGGCGGGTAAGCTCGCGCGGCTCCAGCCCGGAGCGAGCGCCAGCTCGGTCTACCGCAACACTGCGCCCGCGGGTGACCTCACCGCGGCGCTGTCCGTATCGCCGAACCGCCCGGGAGAGAACGCGTTGCGGGTACAGTTGACCGGCCCGGATGTGGCCGGCATCAGCCGGGTGCAGTTTCGCTTCCAGCCGCCCGACACGCAGCTTGGACCTTCGTCTGCCTACGCGCAAGCGCAGGGCGGCGGTGTGTACTCGGCGTCCGTCGCGAACCTGAGCACGTTCGGCCGCTGGCAAATTACCGTGAACGTGCGGCGCGGCGGCCACGACGACGTGAACGGCGCCTTCACGGTGGAAGTGCCGAACGTTGCGGGCCTCGCGCTCGCGTCGCCGGCCGGCAACCGCGATCTCTGGACCTTTCCCGGCCGCGGCATCAGCGCCGACCAGGCACTCGGCTTCGTTCTCGTGTTTGCTGGTGTCGTGCTTTACCGCGCGCGGCGCTCGCTGGCACGGTACGGCAGGGGAATCGGCCTGGCGGGTACGTCGCTCGCCGCGCTGTCGTTCGTGGGCGGCGCGATGCTCTTCTTCGCGGTGCATAGCCACGGCACAACCGGCACGGCGCCGGTTTTGACCAACCCGGTCCCGGGCGACGAGCGCTCGCTGCGTTCGGGCGCCGCGCTCTATGCCGCAAACTGCGCCGTCTGTCACGGCGTCAGCGGCCACGGCGACGGGCCCCAGGCGGCGTCGCTGAACCCGAAGCCTTTCGACCTGACTGTGCACGCGGGCCTGCATCCGGATTACCAGCTCTTCGATTGGATCAGCAACGGCATCGCCGGCACCGCAATGCCGGCGTGGAAAAGCCAGCTCGACAAGCGGCAGCGCTGGGACCTGGTGAACTACCTGCGCACGCTGTCCACCAACTGAGCCGCGACGGAAGGTACCGCTCGCGCTGCCGAACGCCTGAACGCCGAACGGGTCCGGCTTCCCGCGGGAAGCCGGACCCGTCGTGCACGAGAGGTGACCGTTCGCGACTACGTGGGGATGTTCAGGTACTGGCCGGCGTAGATCAGGTTCGGGTTGGGGTTCGTGCCTGCATTGGCCAGCCACAGCAGCGGCCAGAGGTTGCCGTCGCCGTAATAGCGCTGCGCCAAACCCCACAGCGTGTCGCCCGGCTTCACGTAGTAGTAACCGGAGACCTCCTCGCTGGAGGCGCTCTGCGACCTGGCCCAGTTCACCAGCTCTTGCAGCCGGCTCTGGCTGACCTCGTGCCCGCTGAGCTGCGTCTCCGTCAGCTCGTAGACTTTGCCGTCGCTGGACATGACAAGTTGGCCCTGCACACCATCCGCCACGATGTCGCTCCTTCTCGCGTTGTCATTGCGCTTGTGTTGCGAAGATCATCATACAGGCCGAAGTCAAGCGTGTGCGCGCTTTCTTGGGCGCGAACAACGGCAGTTCATGGCGTCGGTTGTGACCGCGATTCATACCTGAACGGATGCAGCAGTCGGCTATCGCCACCTGACACGCCGGCCGCGATCGCCGCTGGGTAACCGAACCGATGGCGAGGCCGGTTCGCTCAGCGCGGCAGGCCGAGGCCGCGCGTGGCGATGATGTTGCGCTGGATCTCGTTGGAACCGCTGTAGATCGTCGGCGCCACGTTCCAGAGGTAGCCCTGCTCGACGCGGCCCAGCAGCGGCGCCCATTTCGACTCGGGTGCGAGCTGGCCATAGCCGCGCAGCAGGTTCAGGGCGACATTGTAGAGGCGCTGCATCATCTCCGTCGCGTAGACCTTGACCATGCTCGCCTCGTAGCTGGGATGCAGCCCGCTCTGCTGCATCCAGGCAACACGGTAGCTCATCAGGCGCGCGACCTCGATTTCGATCACCAGTTCGGCCAGCCTGTGGCGCGTGATCGCTTCGACGACCCCCTGCGCCCGCGCGAACGCGGTCAGGTCCTCGATCGTGCGCCGGCCCGAGGCGGAAACGCCGACCGACGAGCGCTCGAAGTCGAGCAGCGTCATCGCCACGTACCAGCCGTTGTTCTCCTCGCCGACCAGGTTGCGGCGCGGAATGCGCACGTCCTCGAAGTAGACCTCGTTGAACTCGTGCTTGCCGGGCAGATTGATCAGTGGGCGCACGGTGATGCCGGGCGTCTTCATGTCGGCCAGCAGGAAGCTGATGCCCTTATGCTTGGGCGCCTCCGGATCGGTGCGGGCGACCAGAAAGATCCAGTCGGAGACGTGGGCGCCGCTGGTCCAGATCTTCTGGCCGTTGACGACATAGTCATCGCCGTCGCGCACGGCGCGCGTCTGCAAGGCGGCGAGATCCGAGCCGGCGCCGGGCTCCGAGTAGCCCTGGCACCAGCAGACCTCGCCGCTGGTGATGCCGCGCAGGTGTTCGCGCTTCTGCTCCTCGCTGCCGTGCACGATCAGCGTCGGGCCGATCATGCCGACGCCGAAGACGCGCTGGCCGTTGGGCGCCCGGTGATAGGCCAGCTCGTCGGAGAAGATCATCTGCTCGATGTGGCTGGCGCCGAGACCGCCGTACGCCTTCGGCCAGGCCGGCGCAATCCAGCCCTTCTGTGCGAGTTGCTTGTTAAAGGCGCGCTGCCGATCGAAGTGCTCGGTGGAGATGTCGCTTGCCTCGCCCGTCCAGTCCGGCCCCAGCGCCTGCGGCAGCCAGGCGCGCAACTCGGCACGCAGCGCCTCTTCCTTGTCGGTGAAAGTGAAGTCCATCGGGACGCTCCCTTCACGCTAGGGTCCAGGGTGTAGGGTTTAGGGTCTAGATCGGCACACCAACGGCTGCGAGGCGGCGAACCTATCGAGCCGGCGTGCTGATCGGCGCGAGGCGGAGGTGAAGGGCGGTGAGCATCCTGCCAACCTCGGCGGACTGGTTCAGGATCAAGTCGGATTGCGCCTGGGTGAAGTAGCCGAGCCGCAGGCCCAGCAAGACAAACGTTTCTGCCTCAGAGAGTGAGCCTCGGGCGATCGAGACTTGATGCGCGAACTCTCGTTTGCCTGCACGTGAGTGGCCCTCCGCAACATTCGCGGGCACCGAGGCAATCGCACGCGTAAGTTGAGCACGGAGTCTATACGTCTCTTCCGGCGGCAATTCACGAGCGAGACGATGTACCGCCGCCGCCAGGTCCATACGCTTTTGCCACACCTGAAGATCCTGGTAGCTTTTGATCAGCGGCACCCGATGATCGGCGGGGTCATCGACAGGCATCTCGGCTCCCTTTGTTCACGGCCCATAGCCCACCACCGTATCCCTTCTACCCCAACCCTAAACCCTAGACCCCAAACCCTTAACCCTAATCCCGCGGCAAGCCCAGGCCGCGCGTGGCGATGATGTTGCGTTGAATCTCGCTGGTGCCGCCTTCGATCGTGTTGGCGACGGAGCGCAGGTACATGTACTTCACGCGTCCGCGCATCGCCGCGTGTGCCGACTTCGAGTCGAGCTGGCTGTAGAGGCCGAGCATCTTCGCCGCCGTGCGGTAGATGCGCTGGTTCAACTCGGTCGAGAAGAGCTTGGCGACCGAAGCCTCGTGGCCGGGCGGCACGCCTTCCTTCGCCTGCAAGGAGACGATCTTGTACGAGAGGTTGCGGGCGACTTCGCACTCGATCAGCCGCTCGCAGAGCTCTGTGCTCACCGCGTTGTTGCGGCCCAGTGTGCTGGTGCCGCCCTTATGCTCGATCGCGTACTTCACCAGGTCTTCAACCGTCTGCTTCTGGCCGATCGCCGAGCCGATGTTCGATCGCTCGAAGGAAAGCGTGGTCTGGGCCAGGTACCAGCCGCGGTTCTCATCGCCGATCATGTTCTCGCGCGGCACACGCACGTTGTCGAAGAAGACCTCGTTGAACTCGTGGCTGCCGGCCATGTTGACCAGCGGCCGCACCTGTACGCCCGGCGCCTTCATATCGACGATGAAGTAGGTGATGCCACGGTGCTTGGGCGCGTCGGGATCGGTGCGCGTCAGCAGGATCATCCACTTCGAGACGTGGGCGCCGCTGGTCCAGATCTTCTGGCCGTTGACGACATAGTCATCGCCGTCGCGCACCGCGCGCGTCTGCAGCGACGCAAGATCCGAGCCAGCGCCGGGCTCCGAGTAGCCCTGGCACCAGACGACCTCGCCCGAGAGGATCTCGGGCAGGTACTTCTGCTTCTGCTGCTCGGTGCCGTGTACGATCAGCGTCGGTCCAGCGAAGCCAACGGCGATGCCGAACGGCCGCGGCGCGCGCGCTTCGGCGATCTCCTCGTTGAAGATGAACTGCTCCATCACGGTCATGCCGGCGCCGCCGTATTCCTTCGGCCAGGCAGGCGCGATCCACCTGTTGGCGGCCAGCCGCTTCATCCACTCGCGCACGCCGCCGCCGGGCGCGAACGGGTCCGTCACCCGCTGCGTGCTTTCCGGCAGATTGTCCTTGATGAACTGCCGCACCTCCTGGCGGAAAGCCGCCTCGTCGGTGCTGTCCTTGAAATCCACGGGGCGCTGCCTCCCTCTGTCGAGCCCGCCGAACGCGCTCGCTTGAACTCGCAATGAAACTGCATAAAGTATACCCACGCCGATCGGGCCGGCGCACGATTCCATCGGGTGAAAGTGCGAATTTCGTTCGATCTCGGCCGCCGCGGGCTGTCGCCTGCTCCGTGCTACGCTGAAGGGTGATTGGTACGATGAGATACCATGAGAAATAGAGCGGGTATGCCCAGTTCGCCGGACGCCGCGCCGCTGACCTTGCGCAACGCCATGTCGCGGTACGGCATCGTGCCGGCCGACCTGGTAGGCGTGCTGGCCGATACAGCCGATGCCGGAGAAGAGCGCGACGACGAGCCGCAACTCGCCGAGGGCCACCGCATTGTCCGCGTCGATGTAGAGGAGCCGTTTGCCACGGTCTATCTCTCACTGGACGACGGCCGCTACCTGGTCTACGCCGCGCGCCTGGACGAAGAGGGTGCGATTCTGCTCGACAGCCTGCGGCCGCCGGCGCCGTCGTACGAAGAACGCTGGATCTTCGACGATCTGGAAGGCGAGAGCGGGCCGCCGCCGGCCGGCACGCCGGTCGATGCGGCGCTGTGGCACGGCGCCGCGGGGCGCACGCTGGCGCACATCGGCTGGTACGAAGAGGGCATGCAGGTGTTTTTGCACTTCGAAGAGGGTGGCTACCTGACGCTTGCCGCGCGCGCCGCCGGTGGGATCGCCTACCTGCTGGGCGCCTTCGTGCCCGACGATCCCGCCGGCGACGAGGAGTACCTCGTCTTCGAACTGCCAGCGGATTCGGACGAGTGAACCCAGGCTCGACGAACGGCACGGTGGCGCCGGCTTCGCCTGAGACTTCCCCGCCGACGTACACGGCGCTGGTCAACGCGGCCGGTGAGCTGCTGCGCCACGCCGCCGAAATCGGTCGGAGCGGCCCGTCCGAGCCCGTCGCGCAGGAGTGGCAGGGCGCCTTCGCCGCGGCGCGGCTGGCGATTGGGGCTCGGCCCGAGCAGGCAGCTGCCATCGCCGCCTTCGGCCTGAACTACCTGGCGCGGGGCGACGTGCTCAAGCTGCCCGCCCCGGCCGCGGCCGTTGCCCGCACACTGGCGGCCGCGACTGTCGAGCTGCGTGCCGCCGGCCAGAGCGGCGCGGCCGCCGCGCTCTCGTCGCTCACGCTGGAGATGGCGGGCGAGCCACAACCGACCGCGGTGCTGCCCTTCTTCGTCTGCCAGGCAGCGCTGATTCGTGCGCGGCTGGCTCACGATGTCGACGGCCATAGCGCACTCACTCCCTCGGCCTACTGGCAAATCGCGCGGCGTGAGGCGGAGGCGGCAGCGGGGCCCGGCCTTGTGCTCTGCGGCGGCCTCTCCGGCTCCGGCAAGTCGTTCGTGGGCACGGGAGTAGCCGCCACGCTCGGCGCCGCGATCGTCAGCTCGGATCGCGTGCGCAAGCACCTGGCCGGCATCGAGCCGCGCGCGCGCACGCCGGCAGAACGCAGTCAGCAGGTCTACAGCACACGCATGACCGACCGTGTCTACCGCCGGCTCGCGCAGGCGGCGGCGGAGCAGCTACGGGAGGGATTGCCCGTGGTGCTGGACGCGACGTATCTCACACCGGCGCGCCGCGAGCTGCCGCTCCTGATCGCCAGGGAAGTCGGCGCATCGGCAGCGATCGTTTGGTGCGAGCTTTCGCAAGCGGAGGCGGCCGCGCGGCTGCGCCGCCGCGCCGGGCACGGCTGGGCCGTCTCCGAAGCAGACGCGCGCATCCGCGACCTGCAACGCAAGGGCGCCCGCCCGCCGCGGGGCGATGAGTGCGACGCCCGCCTGCTGCGTGTCGACGCCGGGGCCGAGCCCGCGGTCCTGTTCGATCGGCTGATGCCGCGCCTGCGCCGCGTGTTACGGAGCGTGCAACCCTGAGCCGTGCGGCCGCGCCTCAGGCGCGTGCATCCGCCTCGATCAGCGCCCGCAGCTCACGATCGTCGGCTGCGCGCGTGTGATGGCGGCGAATCAGGTCCGCCACGCGGGCGCTCGCACCGGTTTCGGCCGCCAGCCGCGCGCCGGTCTCCGCGTGGCGGGCGGAGCGCCACAACGCGGCGCGCCAGTGCGGTCCATGCTCGGCAGACAGGCGCCACAGCAGACGCGGCCAGAGCGCCAGCAGCACGAACAACACGCGTTCGTGCAGGCGCACGTAGCCCTTGCCGGCGTCGTGCAGCAGGGCGGCCAGCGCCAGGTCGGGGCTGGGCGCTCCCTCCATGCCGATCAGGCGCAAGGTCTCGATCGCGTGCTGCTGGTCGCGCGGAGCCATCTGCCGGAAGAGGCGCCAGTGCGGCTCGCTGAGCAACGACCGCGCCTGCGCGAGGTCGGCATGCCCCGGACGCGCGCCGAGCGCCCGGATAAACTGCTGCATCCGGTAGCGGGCCGCGGCTACCGTCGCCTGCTCAGAAGCCGACATCGAAGCCGACCAGGGCACGCGTGATGTGCCCCAGCAGCGGTCTGATCGTCCGGTTGAGGAGGTCGAGCTGAGGACTGACCACCGGGATGATCAGGATCAGCATCAGGATGCCGATGCCGTACGGCTCCAGCTTGCGCAGGCGATCGCCAAGCTCGGCGGGCAGCAGGCCGATCGCCACCTTCTCGCCGTCGAGCGGGAAGATCGGCAGCAGGTTGAACAGCCCCAGGCTGACGTTGAAGATCACGACGAAGAACAGCACCGTGGCGACGTAGTTGCCGGTTGTCCAGAAGCCGATAAAGCGTGGATCGATCGTGTAGACCTTCTCGCCGCCGCGGAAGACGACGGCGAAGGGCCGCACCCAGTTGAGCAGCAACGGCAGCGCGAACACGGCGGCCATGATGAAGTTCGAGATCGGGCCGGCTGCGGCCACCACGGCGGCGCCGACACGCGGTCCCCAGCGCAGCTTGAACGGGTTGAACGGCGTGGGCTTGCCCCAGCCGAAGAAGCCGGAGATCAGAAACAGCGTCGTGCCGATCGGGTCCATGTGGGCGATCGGGTTCAGCGTGAGCCGCCCCTGGCGCTCGGCCGTGTTGTCGCCCTGGGCGTAGGCCGCCAGCGCATGGCTGAACTCGTGTCCGGCGATGCCCACAATCCAGGCGATGCCGATCCCGATCAGGGCGACGATCAGCAGCCGGCCGCTGCTGCCGTAGGTACTGAAAGCGTTGATCATGTATCCACCGCGAGCGTGTCTGTCCTCAGTGTAGCATCGGCGCGGCGCCGGGCCGGCGCTTTCGTGCCCTCTGTCACAAGCATTGGCTCGCTCGCCGCCTGCCCGGCGCGGGAAGACGCCGCGCGGCGCGTTGACCCGCCAAAACGGCGGTTGCTAAGGTGAACGCGGCGCCCGCAGCGCCGGGCTCGCGTTCGCGCGAGGGGGAGCCGCGCCTGAGCCAGCACCTCGAGCAGTCGATCCTCGACTTCGTGCGCAACGTCTACAGCGCCATCGGCTGGCCCGGCGTGGTGCTGCTCATGGCCGTCGAGAGCGCCGGCATCCCCGTGCCCAGCGAAGTGATCATGCCGCTCGCCGGCTGGTTCCTGGTGCAGGACCGGGGCCACGGGCTGTGGTTCGTGCTGATCGCCGGTCTGCTCGGCGGCCTCGGCAACACGATCGGCTCGATCGTCGCCTACTGGATCGGCGACTACGGCGGGCGGCCGCTGCTGCTGCGCTGGGGCCGCTACGTGCTGATCTCCGGCCACGATCTCGACCGCGCCGACGAGTTCTTCGCTCGCCGTGGCGGCCCGGCGGTGTTCGTCTCGCGCGTGCTGCCGGTGGTGCGTACGTTCATCAGCTTCCCCGCGGGCATTGCGCGCATGCGCTTCGATGCGTTTGTGCTGTTCACGTTTGCCGGATCGTTCCTCTGGTCCCTGGCGCTCGCCTGGGCGGGCTATCTGCTCGGCGCCAACTACCACCGCGTGCGCGACGTGCTGCGGCCCTTCGACTATCCGATCGCGGCGCTGATCGTGCTGGCGATCGGCTGGTTCGTCTGGCGGCACATCCGTCGTGCCCGGCGCGAGGTCGGCGTGCCCGACGGTGCGGACCAGGCGCCTTCTCGCCAGCCGTGAAGGTCCGCCCGCTGCCGCCCCGCTTCGCCGCCGATGGTTTGCTCGGCTGGCTGCTGATCGCGATCGGGCTGGCCGCTGGCTGCAGCGGCCACACCGCCAATCGGCCGGCGGCCACGGCTGGCGGGCCGCTGCTCGTGGCGGTGGCCGAGGCGAATGACGTCTCGCAGATCCGGCTCTTCGACCCGCGCAGCGGCCAGGCCGTGCGCACGGTGGCCAGCGTGCAGCACCGTCCCGGCTGGGGACTGACCGCGAGCGTCGGTCCCAGCGGCGAACAGCTTGCCTATGTGGTACTGCCGGTGGGCGCCGTCGATCCGGACACGCAGGGCGAGTTGTGGCTGCTGCCGCTCGCCGGGCGCAGCGCACGACGCCTTGCAACCGGTGTCGACCTGCGCAGCGATCTTACCTGGTCGCCCGACGGGAGCTGGGTGAGCTATGCGAAGGTAAATGCGCCGAGCATTGATCTGCGCCGGGTCAACGTCAGTGGCGCGGGCGACCAATCGTTGGCCGTGTCGGGCGCGGCCGACCGCTGGTATCAGTTCGGCTACGCCGCGGATGATCGCTCGCTGGAGCTGGCGCACGTGACGAACTCGGGCACCACCTTTGCGCGGGCGACGCCTGGCGCCTCGCCGGCGACCGAGGCGCCGATTACGCCCGGATCATCGCGCGATTTCACGCTTGCGCCGGACGGCCGTGCGGCGCTGCTGGCGCTCGTCACGGAGAACGGCAAACCGGTCTACCGCGCCCTGGTGCGCCGGCTAGACGGCTCGTTCGCTCGCCTGACGGCCGGCGGCGAGGAAGACACGGGCATCGCCTGGAATCCGCGCAGCGGCGAGGCCACGGTTGGCGTGGTGCCGGAAGCCGCGGGACAGCCGGTGCCGGCGACGGCTGGCGCACAGACGCTGGTGCCCGCAAGCGGCTTCGACGTGCCGGTCGCCTGGTCGCGGGACGGCGCGCTGCTGGCCGTGCGACACTTCAGCGGCGCCTCGACCGACACTCCCGGAGAGGAGACGGTGCTAGTGGTGCGCGGCACGCAGCGCCTGCCGCTGCAAAGCGCCGTGCCGCTGACGATCGCCGGTTGGACCCCGTAATCGGCATCGCCTGGACAGCAGAGCAACGACAGAAACGAATGATAGGATAAACGCGTTCTGAAAGTGTGGTTCGATCATCGGGCGATGACCCGCCATCTCTCCGGAGGCGACCCGCGCACAAATGACTGGCCGGCCGAAGCTCTCACTCCGCCATGCATGCGGGCGCATCGGCCTGTTCGTCGCGGCCTGCGTACTTGCAGCGTCGATGGTACCGTCCCCCCGAGCGCGGGCGCAGAGCGCTCAGGTGGTGCTGGTGCCGGGCTGGAACAAC
The window above is part of the Dehalococcoidia bacterium genome. Proteins encoded here:
- a CDS encoding CopD family protein, which translates into the protein MLLRSSPAQNAHLQSAPTSVQLFFSEALDRHGSSIRLLGNTGAPVAGGAGFASDPSEMDLSLPALQPGFFVVAWTTVSAVDGHRLQGSFPFVLLNPDGSTPSGAIAALSAPALDPGPPPFDSALRALLLLALMGMTGGGALALFALLPAANDAAGSDRPGEGAEAPALRRAARLSLWSGALVALASAAALLRQATQLGGLARFGDAVQSRVGWLALLRIVAALVVLLVARSLLLRPRSVPRPRLRWWLVWLPALAAQLTMSLASHGAARDGAGWAAPADFVHLLAASLWIGSLVQLPWLLHDLRRNSAPATRAFMAAALDRFSSLAALSVGALILTGLFNATVEVASPRNLGSTSYGNTLIIKLVLAALLFAVALVNAAWLAPRLRQTLGGGKSGAAARTLRRTAALEAALGVAVVCVTAALVWLVPARDAAAGKLARLQPGASASSVYRNTAPAGDLTAALSVSPNRPGENALRVQLTGPDVAGISRVQFRFQPPDTQLGPSSAYAQAQGGGVYSASVANLSTFGRWQITVNVRRGGHDDVNGAFTVEVPNVAGLALASPAGNRDLWTFPGRGISADQALGFVLVFAGVVLYRARRSLARYGRGIGLAGTSLAALSFVGGAMLFFAVHSHGTTGTAPVLTNPVPGDERSLRSGAALYAANCAVCHGVSGHGDGPQAASLNPKPFDLTVHAGLHPDYQLFDWISNGIAGTAMPAWKSQLDKRQRWDLVNYLRTLSTN
- a CDS encoding LysM peptidoglycan-binding domain-containing protein: MADGVQGQLVMSSDGKVYELTETQLSGHEVSQSRLQELVNWARSQSASSEEVSGYYYVKPGDTLWGLAQRYYGDGNLWPLLWLANAGTNPNPNLIYAGQYLNIPT
- a CDS encoding acyl-CoA dehydrogenase family protein, translating into MDFTFTDKEEALRAELRAWLPQALGPDWTGEASDISTEHFDRQRAFNKQLAQKGWIAPAWPKAYGGLGASHIEQMIFSDELAYHRAPNGQRVFGVGMIGPTLIVHGSEEQKREHLRGITSGEVCWCQGYSEPGAGSDLAALQTRAVRDGDDYVVNGQKIWTSGAHVSDWIFLVARTDPEAPKHKGISFLLADMKTPGITVRPLINLPGKHEFNEVYFEDVRIPRRNLVGEENNGWYVAMTLLDFERSSVGVSASGRRTIEDLTAFARAQGVVEAITRHRLAELVIEIEVARLMSYRVAWMQQSGLHPSYEASMVKVYATEMMQRLYNVALNLLRGYGQLAPESKWAPLLGRVEQGYLWNVAPTIYSGSNEIQRNIIATRGLGLPR
- a CDS encoding four helix bundle protein, yielding MPVDDPADHRVPLIKSYQDLQVWQKRMDLAAAVHRLARELPPEETYRLRAQLTRAIASVPANVAEGHSRAGKREFAHQVSIARGSLSEAETFVLLGLRLGYFTQAQSDLILNQSAEVGRMLTALHLRLAPISTPAR
- a CDS encoding acyl-CoA dehydrogenase family protein produces the protein MDFKDSTDEAAFRQEVRQFIKDNLPESTQRVTDPFAPGGGVREWMKRLAANRWIAPAWPKEYGGAGMTVMEQFIFNEEIAEARAPRPFGIAVGFAGPTLIVHGTEQQKQKYLPEILSGEVVWCQGYSEPGAGSDLASLQTRAVRDGDDYVVNGQKIWTSGAHVSKWMILLTRTDPDAPKHRGITYFIVDMKAPGVQVRPLVNMAGSHEFNEVFFDNVRVPRENMIGDENRGWYLAQTTLSFERSNIGSAIGQKQTVEDLVKYAIEHKGGTSTLGRNNAVSTELCERLIECEVARNLSYKIVSLQAKEGVPPGHEASVAKLFSTELNQRIYRTAAKMLGLYSQLDSKSAHAAMRGRVKYMYLRSVANTIEGGTSEIQRNIIATRGLGLPRD
- a CDS encoding AAA family ATPase, coding for MNPGSTNGTVAPASPETSPPTYTALVNAAGELLRHAAEIGRSGPSEPVAQEWQGAFAAARLAIGARPEQAAAIAAFGLNYLARGDVLKLPAPAAAVARTLAAATVELRAAGQSGAAAALSSLTLEMAGEPQPTAVLPFFVCQAALIRARLAHDVDGHSALTPSAYWQIARREAEAAAGPGLVLCGGLSGSGKSFVGTGVAATLGAAIVSSDRVRKHLAGIEPRARTPAERSQQVYSTRMTDRVYRRLAQAAAEQLREGLPVVLDATYLTPARRELPLLIAREVGASAAIVWCELSQAEAAARLRRRAGHGWAVSEADARIRDLQRKGARPPRGDECDARLLRVDAGAEPAVLFDRLMPRLRRVLRSVQP
- a CDS encoding HD domain-containing protein — translated: MSASEQATVAAARYRMQQFIRALGARPGHADLAQARSLLSEPHWRLFRQMAPRDQQHAIETLRLIGMEGAPSPDLALAALLHDAGKGYVRLHERVLFVLLALWPRLLWRLSAEHGPHWRAALWRSARHAETGARLAAETGASARVADLIRRHHTRAADDRELRALIEADARA
- a CDS encoding site-2 protease family protein: MINAFSTYGSSGRLLIVALIGIGIAWIVGIAGHEFSHALAAYAQGDNTAERQGRLTLNPIAHMDPIGTTLFLISGFFGWGKPTPFNPFKLRWGPRVGAAVVAAAGPISNFIMAAVFALPLLLNWVRPFAVVFRGGEKVYTIDPRFIGFWTTGNYVATVLFFVVIFNVSLGLFNLLPIFPLDGEKVAIGLLPAELGDRLRKLEPYGIGILMLILIIPVVSPQLDLLNRTIRPLLGHITRALVGFDVGF
- a CDS encoding DedA family protein, producing the protein MNAAPAAPGSRSREGEPRLSQHLEQSILDFVRNVYSAIGWPGVVLLMAVESAGIPVPSEVIMPLAGWFLVQDRGHGLWFVLIAGLLGGLGNTIGSIVAYWIGDYGGRPLLLRWGRYVLISGHDLDRADEFFARRGGPAVFVSRVLPVVRTFISFPAGIARMRFDAFVLFTFAGSFLWSLALAWAGYLLGANYHRVRDVLRPFDYPIAALIVLAIGWFVWRHIRRARREVGVPDGADQAPSRQP